In Suricata suricatta isolate VVHF042 chromosome X, meerkat_22Aug2017_6uvM2_HiC, whole genome shotgun sequence, the DNA window TTCCACATGGTGTATTTCAGacattttaaagagcattttgGCAAAGTTTAAGAAAGAACGCTTAATTTAATCTTGTAAATTATTCTTTAAGGtagtatgaaaaaaaatcttttgaagtaACTTTAGCTTAATTGGCTAATTATGTGTAAAATAAGGCAATGTTAGGCACCTTATAATTTTACcgggaaaataatttttagtgttttgtgggattttttttttttggtgaaacaAGTGGACACTATATACAGGATTGAATGTGAACCCATTGAAGATGGGTTGTGTTGGGTGCTTTTTTGGGTAAGAAACAAGGTGCCTACCTCCTAAATGATAAAACGGCACTTTTCTTTACCTGTTGAATTTGAAGTTGCTATCCCGTCATCTCTGAATTGTATGGGACAGAAAAGTACCTTTAACTGCTGGTCACTCCTAACgttcatttctctccttccctgcttcctcgGGCCCCCAGGTCCCTTCGACAATCTGTCAGCTCTGGGTGCTGGAGGAGGGGACGAATGGAAGGGGGTGAAGGGGGTAAATGCAACGAGCTTCCAGAGGGGCCAACGCAgcaaggggagggggagttaGGTAGGTGGAGGCAGGGGTGTGAGGGGCAAGAGATAGGCAGGGAGCTGGCAGCAGCTGCTGATGGTGGGGTCTTTGAGAAGATGCACCGTTGCATCCTAGAAGCCCAGGGCTCACTCCTTATTTCTGCCTCCCCAAGCTTGTTGAAATTGGTGTGTCCATGGGAGCACCTGCGACTTCTTGACAAAACtagctgctttattatttttaaataaggaaatcaTTAAATTGGAAATTACATCATTTCAAAGTCTGGTTTGTCTGGCCCCTATGCTTTAATGGGATTTTTACTGCACATATGAAGTGGCCTTGGCAAAAGAATacatcctttaaaaacatttagggAGAGCTATTGCCCATGAGGATGTGTGAGGCTAATGATGACTTTTTTGTGCGCTTTCAGATTCGTAAATGACAAAACAGTATGTGCAGTAAAACCTCATTAGGTTGATAGTGTTTTATTCCAAATagcacaaaattggaagcagttGCTATCTCGAGCTAACTAGAGGCCCTATTGttcattaagaagaaaatgtcagCAAGCAGAGTGCTCTTAATTCAAAGGTCTGCGTTTCCAGTCTATTTTCAAAAAAGGTTTTCACCTTTGAAAAATTCAATTTGTCATAGGAACAGACAGTGAGTAACCTGGGGAAGGGAGGAACTTGAAGAAGGAAGTTGGGGAGCCTCGGTGTCCTGGACAATGGTGGGTGTGCAGCGAAATGAACTTACCACACTAGTACAGGCTCTGGTTCCATTTGGATTTGGGATTTTGGCAAACAATTTTCTCTGAAACACTTTGAAGGGgttgagctttaaaaataaaacaaaaagttcagtTTCAACATAATATTTGGAGACACTTAGGTTTGAAATCCTGGTTTCTACCCAGGTCAGCACTTGTACTCAAAGGGCAGGCTAGAACTACTTTGAACTCTTCTGACCATGACAGACCTCCAAGGCAAGAGCCCTCCTCCCCACATAAGGATTGGCCACACAGGCTATGTCCCCACCCAGATATCCTTTGAGGACAGGTCAATGTAAGAATTTGGCAAGGAATTGGTATCATAAATTTATGACTATTAATTCTCTTTATACATGCTGGCAGAAAAACAGATGACAGCGCAGGGGTAAACTTCAGCTCCCATGTCTTGTCTGAATTATCACACGCTCCAGGTTAATGAGATTGGACTTAATAAGACCATCGTGGAGTTGACAGGCCAGCTTGATGTTTGCGCCTACCCCCTCTCCTTTCCTAAATTCTGAACATGGCAATCCCAAATTCCCATGCAAACTTATCCACAGCCCAAACGCACTGCTGTTGACCTCTCCCCCTTGAGAAGCTCATGTTGGCATCTGTGAggaggaagagataaagaaaacatcAGTGAGCCGGGCATTTACATGAATAACGTCTAGGCTCTAATGCAGACACGGTAACCACATAAGAATGAGGCTAAATTCTGAATATGGCCATTTTATATACAACCACCCGATGAATCATCTTTCAACCAAATTCTCCCATCTCCCCCCGCCATATTAACATTGGATTTCTGCATGAACAGTTGGCTGGCCACGAATTTGCTTTAATTTGCCTTTCAGGGTGATCAAAAACACGGTCTTGACCATGTTGGGGGCCCACGTTACTGGTCATGTCGCTGTGCTTTGTGCCCTCAGGAAGACCCAGGTATATCCTGGCCCAAAGTGATTTCAGGGTTGGAGATGTGAAAACCCCTTCCTCTGTATTGACTCTGGGGATAATTTAAATATTGTAACATTCTTCCCAAAGCAATATATTTCAATAGCAATAATCAGGATCTTTCTGACCGGAATGCTTTGAAATTAGGGTTATTGAGAAACCATCCTGTCTGCTATTTCTGACTCTCTTGTATTTCTCTCGCACATCGGCAGGGGGCTTAAGGGCTTTAGGGTGAGCCACAGGTGGAAAAGACACATGGGTGTGCCTGGatgaaggaaaatgtttattctgcCTTACTTGCTCCCCATGTGGAGATCACGTTTCTTGTCTATGATCCCATGGACTCAAAGCGATTTCTAATGGGCACATTGCTCTCAATTGGCAGCGTGAGTTTTTATGAAACCTTTGGGCCACCCCAGctgcatttctttgttttctggaaatACTGTTTGACCAAAAGGGCCTAGGTGACTGGCAGAGGGGATATGGAAGATTCTGATGGGCATCCCAATTCAATCACAAAAGGAAGATTACAAGATAGTGGCGTGATTTCTGTCCCGCTCTCATTCAAATAGGAGACAGAAGATAGTTTTAGCATCAATGGACACTTTTCCATTTGGATGGAGTGACCTTGGTCCCAGCCCATGCACAAACCCAGGGTTTTACAGAAAACAAGCCAACTGGTTTAGCCTCATGGGTGTTATTTCTCTAGCTTTGCCTTTGGACTAGCTTCCCATTTCCAACATGCCCTAATATCTTCTTCCACTTTTCTGGATCCCTTTAGAGGATCTAGACACCTTCGTGGTATTGTAAATACATGATGCCTTTTGTCTTAGTTTCCAAAATAGTCTTTGCCCCAGACGGCGGGTTTCTTAGGTTTAGAACTCGGCTCACACATTGATCAGTCAGTCAGGCTCTGCTTTTTGGGCTCCATGAATGATTTGGTCCACTGCTTTTCCTTCAGTCACACATAGGCTGTATGTAGCTCTTCCCCCCTCTTGACCCGAGGGCCTAAAAGTCCCCAAGTTCACAGGcgttctcttcctcttccttttccctcagaGCACAAGCGAAGTCGTTGTAGCTCTGGGGAGACAGATACAAGTCCAAAGAGGATAGCCCTCATTGCTTTAAGAAGTTGAGAGCCTAATCATTTGGGGGGAGGTGAATTTCAGTCAGAATCCTCAAGTCCGTGCTTTGAGGGGCACACTTTTAAGGGAAAGCTCCAGTTCCTACCTCGTCCATATATTTATCTATCTTGTGGCGAGAAGCATGTGTGCAACACCTTTGCCTGAAATGGTGCGGGTTGGCATTAATGCGATTGTGGGTGGTCCATGTAAGACAATGTTGCTCCCATTTTCTCCGAACTGTGGACAGTTCAAGGTTTGCTGTCCTGCTGACTTCAAGGCGAAGTAGCAGAATCACGGGAAGGGACGGTCTTGCCTTCAGTCCCTCCCTCTGTGCCGGCTTCCATTCCGGGCAGGTCCAGGTGGCTGGCTTCTTTAGGGGGTCTCTCCTTGCAGAAGAATTTCTTCAGCATGTCTTGGATTTCCTTCTTGATGGTCTTGTGCATGTAGCCATAGATGTAGGGGTGGATACAGCACTGCAGGAAGAAAAGCCAGATTATTATGGTGATCACCCACTGGGGTACCTTGGTCTGGACATCCACCCACACGGCCAGAACGGCTAGAAAGCAGTAGGGCCCCAGGGAGAGCACGTAGGAGAAAATGATGAGGAAGATCACTTTCGCAGCTTTGCACTGGTAgcagctgggcaggggagggtcactgGCGCTGTTTCGACGACTGGCTGGGAGGCTCTCGGGGATGTTCACTGCCTCGATGTCGTCCTCGCTGAAATTGATGTCAAACTCCACATCATCTTCGCCCAAGTCAATGTTGCACTGGTCGACCCCTGCGCGGCCCTTGTCCCCCTTCGTGCTGCCTGCAGGTACGCCACCAGCTTCCTTGCCCTCCGAGCTGCCTTTGCCGGCCACCAGGCTGCTCTCCGGGACCTCCTCGCTGCCCTTGGCCTCCGCGCTACCCTCACTGGTCTCCATGCGCCCTTCCTTGGCCTGCTTGCTGCCATCCTTGGCCTCCACGCCACCCTCCTCGGCCTCCACCTCACCTCCGTGCTGGCCCTGGCAAgcatccttcctctctccctcttcgtCCTCGGTCTCCACCCGATCCTTGGCTCGAACCTCCAGGCTGTGGCTCTTGACGTTGTAGAGCAGGGCGTGCTGCCGCCTGGCGGCCCCGAACACCACGGAGTAGCAAGCGATCATGACGACCAGTGGGAGGATGATGAAGGACACCACGCTGACAATGGTGTAGCTGGGGCTGGCCCCCCAGATCATGGAGCAGAGGGCGTTGCGCTCGTCAAAGGCAGCCTGGCCCCACCCGTAGAGGGGGGGTGTGCTCTGCAGGATGGCCACGATCCAGGTGCCATAGAGGAGCATGTAGCCCCGGCGGTGGGTCATCTTATTGGGGTAGGAGAGGGGGTGGATGATGGACAGGTAGCGATCCACGGACACCACCACGATGGTGTTGACGCTGGCGAAGGCGAACAGGTGAGTGAGGCTCACCAGGGCGGTACAGAAGTGGGTGTTGAGAGGCCAGAAGACGGGCACGGAGGTGGCCACCACCCAGGGGGCCACGAGCGAAATCTGCAGCAGGTCGGTGATGAGGAGGTTAAAGATGAAGCGGTTGGTGACCTGCACCAGGTGCGGCTTGCGCTGCAACACGAGCGCCAGCACGACGTTGCCCACGAAGGAGGCGGCGAGGAAGACGAGCAGCACGCTCGAGCGGATGATGCCGTGCGCCAGGCTGATGGGCATTTTGGACAGGGGCACGCACGTGTGGCTGTTGTTGCTTTCGCGCGTGCTGTTGGTGCAGGTAGACGTCATGGCGACGGAGGGCGGGCGGCGAAGGTTCGCCCCGGACCGCACTCGGTGCCTGTGCTGGGGACCAAAGAAACACGCGGGCCGGGTTAGTCACCCCGCCGAGGGGGGCCGCTGCGGGGACCCCCTCCCCGGGACCCCCGCTCCGCCTCAGTCCGCGTGACCGCGGCCTCTCGGAACCTCCTCTTACTCTCCGGGCCTctgtgcccccccctcccccaggctcaggGTCTCGGCCACTCCTTCCCCCGCCCCTCGTCACCGGCCCGTCCGCGGGCGCGCCTGCGCGCGCACGCTGCGTCTCTCGGACACCGTCTCTGCAACTCTCCAGCGATCTCTGCCGCTAGCGCATGCGCGCGCTGTCTCTGCCTGTTTACAAGTCGCTGTCTCTCACCCCAGTGTCCCTCACTAGCGCACTTGTCATGTGTCTCTTGGGGGGTATGGCCGTGTCTCGCCGTTTTCCTCCGACTGTCTCGCCCGCCCgtgtctctcactctgtctctccttcccagtCTCTGGCTATCACGTGCGCGCTGTCGGTCTCCGTCAGTCCGTCGTTCTCTCCCctgcctttctgtctcttcctcactcCCGTCTCTCCCTCCAAGTCTCAGTCAATGTCTCTGActcagtctctctccccaccgcgcaccgccccccgcccccaatcctCT includes these proteins:
- the GPR101 gene encoding probable G-protein coupled receptor 101, whose product is MTSTCTNSTRESNNSHTCVPLSKMPISLAHGIIRSSVLLVFLAASFVGNVVLALVLQRKPHLVQVTNRFIFNLLITDLLQISLVAPWVVATSVPVFWPLNTHFCTALVSLTHLFAFASVNTIVVVSVDRYLSIIHPLSYPNKMTHRRGYMLLYGTWIVAILQSTPPLYGWGQAAFDERNALCSMIWGASPSYTIVSVVSFIILPLVVMIACYSVVFGAARRQHALLYNVKSHSLEVRAKDRVETEDEEGERKDACQGQHGGEVEAEEGGVEAKDGSKQAKEGRMETSEGSAEAKGSEEVPESSLVAGKGSSEGKEAGGVPAGSTKGDKGRAGVDQCNIDLGEDDVEFDINFSEDDIEAVNIPESLPASRRNSASDPPLPSCYQCKAAKVIFLIIFSYVLSLGPYCFLAVLAVWVDVQTKVPQWVITIIIWLFFLQCCIHPYIYGYMHKTIKKEIQDMLKKFFCKERPPKEASHLDLPGMEAGTEGGTEGKTVPSRDSATSP